From the Melospiza georgiana isolate bMelGeo1 chromosome 4, bMelGeo1.pri, whole genome shotgun sequence genome, the window CCGGACACAGGAGCGGTGGGACCCCCAGGCTGAGCTGTCCCCCGTCCTGTGACCCCGTGTCACCCGTGTGCCCGCAGTTCCGCGCCTGCATCATGGAGACGGTGTGCGGGCGGCCCATGTCAGACGACTCCGACGTGTCCAGCTCGGCCCAGCGCACCGAGGTCTCCTCCGTGTCCTCCAGCCAGGTCGGCCCCAGCTGAGGGGCTCCGGCACCGCCCCagcccccgggacccccggctgcccccagctgccccccatggggctggctctgccctgggggcCAGGGGCCCCGGCCAGCCTAGGATGTAGCGCGGGTGGGACAATAAACCATGGCCGCGGTCTGAGCGCAACGGGGACCCCTGAGCACCTGGGACTGTGGGACGGGGCACCCACGGCACGGGCACCCAGAGACCCTTGGGACGGGGCACCCCCAGCATGGGCACCCAGGGACCCCTGAGCACCTGGGACTGTGGGACGGGGCACCCAGGGGCACCGTGCCCCACAGCAGGGTGGCAATGGggtggctggggctggctgtgccgcatggtgggatgggatggaggcCTTGGTGGAGCTGTGCGCCATGGCTGGGTGGGATGGGGGTCTcaggggtggctgtgccccACGGCTGGGTGGGACAGGTCCTGGGAGTggctgtgccccatggcagggacagagggtgGGTCCCAGGGGAAACTGTGCCCCACGGTGGGGCAGGATGGGTCCCGAAGGTGGCTGTGCTCGACGGTGGTGCCATGGTGGGACCCGGCTCCCCTGTCCCCCTCAcacacagggagggcagggaggtgggatGGTGCCACCCATCTCcatctgtggggctggggtgggaccCAAGGGCCCCCAtccatggggctggggctgggccccCCCTGTGTGGGGTGAGGGTGGGACTGAGCCCCCCCATCCAAGGGGCTGGATTCCCTCtgtggggctgagccccccaggcGCCAGGGGCAGAACTCCCACAGGCCTCGTGTGTCCCCACAACCCCAGCAGTTCCCCCCTCCCCGAACCCTCCGGGCTCAGCCCAAGGGGCTTCCCCAGAGCCCGGttcagggggacacagggaacTGGGGTCCGTCCCCCTCGGCCCGTCGGGGGGTGAACACCTTTATTGAGTTCCAACCGATCCGGATCCCTTCAATCAGCCCGAGGAGAAAACCCGGAGGAGGCGGAAAATCCGTGTTTGGAGTTGTCCCAAACCCTCGCGGCTGGGAGCCGGGGGACGTcaggagaggggctgcagcagggctgggtggctgCACCAGGGGCTTTCCAAAAATCTCTTCTGCTGTCCCAAATCACCCCTGGTGTCCCAAACGAACCCTGACATTCCCAGATCacccccagcatccccagattCCCAAGCCCTGCATGGGGCCTTATTCCCGACCCACTTACACTGGATTtagggaggggaggaaaaggaggagtagaaagaggaggaggagatgggaggATCCGGTCAGCCCTTGGAAACCTTTGGGAAAGGATTTAAGGGAAAACCTGGGGATTTGGAGATGGCCGGGCCCGATTCCACGCAGctctggtggctgcaggggaacAAACAACAAAGAGAGAAAACCTGGGGCATGGTCCCAGAGCGGGGTGGGATGAGGCCCTCCCCCAGGGGTCTGGGGGACTCAAGGCACttggagcggggctgggggaggggtCTCGCCCAGATCCCAGGGGGCAGCGACAGGGGAGGAGGGTCCAACCTCCCTGGGGTCACCTCCAGGTCACCCCCTGGGCCCTGCGGCTGCTCTGACGGCTTTGGGGTTTTCAATGCTCACTTTTCATTCCAATTTCACATCACTGTTTCCACTTAATCCAATTTCACTTATTTGGTTCCAATTCCATttcaatttccatttttaacttTGATTTCAATGTTCAATTCCAATTccatttttaattcaaatttcagCCCAATTCAAATTCCAATTTTAATTCCAATTTCAACTTTAATTCCAATTCCAATTCTAACTTTTATTCCAACTGCAATTCCAATCGCAATCCCTCTGTGAATTCCCCAGTCCCCCCAGGCCCCCGGGGCCCCAcagccccgggcagccccgTCGCTGCCCCCGCGCCAGGGGAGCTGTTCCCACACGTGGTAAAACcaaaacatacaaaaataacccaaaagTCGTTAAAATCCGGGGAAAACCCACACCGAGACGAGCCCCAGGTGCCGGGGGAGTGTGGCTTTCCCGACCCTGTCCCCGGGAGCCGGGATGGGGTTTCTCCGTGGAGCAGCGGCCTCGGCCAGGGACGGAGCCCACGAGCGCTGCCGGCTCGAGCCTAGAACTCGTCGTGCCGCACCAGCGCCTCCCCGAAGTCCGTGGCCTGGCTGCCCACGAACAGGTCTGACTTGTCCACGATCTCCTCCCGCGTCAGCTTCCCGTCCTGCAGGGAACGCCACGTCCCGCTATGTCCCCATGCCGTTATGCCCCATCTCCCCATCCCGCTATTTCCCCGTCCCGCTGTCTCCCCACTCCTCTCATCCCGCTATCTCCCCATCCCGCCACTTCCCCGTCCCACCGGCTCCCCATCCCGCTATCTCCCCACTTTTCCCATCCcgctgtgtccccatcccactgtgtccccatcccgctgtgtccccatcccgcTGTTTCCCCGTCCCGCTGTCTCCccactcctcctgctccccaaatccccccagagctgctggcccaCCTTGTCCTGGTCGGACTCGTAGACGAGGTGCCGGGCCTCAGCCTCGGCGTGGTCGTAGTCCGAGGGCAGGATCCAATCCTTGGTCTCCTCCTTGTCCATCTTCCCGTCCCGGTTCTTGTCCCGGAACTCCACGAACTGCTCCCGCTCCGTCTTCACCCACTCAGGCTCATCAGCATCACCGTCCTGGCTGTACATGTCACCTGGGGGACAGCAGGATCAGCATCAGCCCCACGGCCCCGTCCCCACCCCAAGGACTGACCCAAAGCCTTGAGTTCCCTAAATccatccccaaaaccccaaagcacCACCTGGGTGATGATTTCACCCGAAAATCCTCGGTGGAGGCCTAGGGGCGGGTGGAAGTTGAGAGAGAGAAGAACATTCTGTGAGGGGGAGGACTGGGAAGGACACGGTGGCAGTGGCTCcccggggacagggacactgaggggacatggACAGgacatggagcagcagcaccagtgtCTCACCAATGTACTCCTCCAGGTCAATGAAACCATCGCCGTTCTTGTCAATGTCCTCCATGGTCTCCTGCAAGAAGGTGCCAGCGTGAGCCGGGCCCAAGGCAATTCCTGCCCCTCGGTGCCAACCCCCAAGCGCCTCTGCGCTGGCCCCACCTGCACGACGATGTCCTTCATGTAGTCGTACTCCTCGGGGTGCAGGAAGGCCGTGAACTCCTCCTTGGTGGCAGCCAGGTCCCCGTCCTTGTCGGCCATCTTGAAGCGCCGCTCGTCCCGCACCATCATCTGCTTGTAGTTGAAGCCATCGTCAGGGTCCGGATCGTCTGAGGGGAGCAGAGAGCACCCGGGTCACTTTGGGCAGGGCGAGCACCCGTAACCACCAACACAGCCTCAACCCGCTCAACAGTCTCAGTTCAACCTCAGTTCAACCTCAGCTCAATCTCAACCTCCCCCACCGAACCTCAGCTTCCTCTCAACTTCAACCTCAAGACaacttccatgtcctcagtCCAACCTCAACCCAACCTCAAGCTCCCCCATTCAACCTCCCGAACATAACCTTCTCATCCTCAGCTTCCTCAATGCAACCTCAACATCCTCCACCCAGCCTCAAACTCAACCCAACTTCCTCGCTCTCAGCTTAACCTCCTGACGCTTTGCCAGCAAAGCTCAATCACAGCCAGCCCTTCTCTGCCGCGCCCACTGCGGAACCCTGGGCCCATGACATTCCCAGGGAGAGGCCCCAAAAGACAGGCCCTGGGGGCTTTGGCCGGCTCGGCCAGAGGCTCAACGGGAGCTATTTTGGGAGGAGAATGTGTAAGGGGATCTCgctggctgctggcagtggcagggccagcaggcagCGGCCGGGTGGGACCGTGGGGCACGCGTGGCCgcttggcacagccctgccagcagcaggacaggactTACGGACACAGCAGtgtccagcagccctggagaatGTGGACCCTGGGGGACACTGCCACGCTCTGTTGAACTTCAACCAGAGCCAGACCCCATCTAACAAGGTCCCAaagcccctgtgcccctgctctGTTACCTGGGACAAAAGGCACGCTTTGGGGAGCCCTGGATTAAGGGGCTCAGGATTCAAGGAACTCTGGAGCATCCATTAAATATCCAAAGATTTTGACTTtaaggcagctctgggtgcagaatgaaccccaaatccccattcTGTTCCCAATGTTTTGCCTTGAGAAGCAGCATAGCCCCAAACAAGGAAACTTTCAGGACCAGTGCCATTAACAGACAATTCCTTAATTGCTGTTGCGCTAATTAATGGGTTTGATGGGGGAGTGGTGGGGGGACAGATGGGTTAAAAAGGGTTGAACccccccaaagcccccaaaGTTACTGCCTGCCTTGGTCCCTGGACTGGGAGAGGTTTGGGGAAGCAGACAGAGCCAGAGGGTTTTGCTCAGAGTATGGCAGCAAAGCCACAAACTCAACCCAACATCTTGTGTCCTGGTTTTGGATCCTACCATGGGATTGAGGAATTAACAAAAACAGGagtggtgatgatgatgatattTTGATTTTGAAGGGAGTTTCAAAGGAATTGCCAGTCTCAGATGCTAAGCTGTTGGACGTTTATCACTTGATATTCCCTGCTTCCCAGGACTCCCCCCAGCAGAACCCCACACTGCTCCGTGACACTTCTGGGGGCCACCCAGTGACTCATCCTGGtgtgtaattaattaattaataaaaccaCTCCCGGCACCTCGTTTTGCTGACAAAACACCACATTCTGGACCCTCCAGAGCAGCCGAGGGCAATGCCTGGCCCCACGCATCCCTTGGCAGGGGTCAACACCGAGGAGGCACTTCCAGAGGCATTCCAGCCCCACTCtggccagggaagggaacaTTTGAGCAGCAAGGAGCTGTGGAAAAGTCATTGCTGCCGAGAGGAGCCGGAGCCAGAGCGTGAGCAGGATCCTCCCGGCGCTCCGTAAGGACACAAGTATGTGGGAGCAGCGGGAGcggaggctgctccagccctggaacgggccgtgctggggctgggcaccccCACACCCTGCCAGACTGCGGGgatctgctcctccagctcatCGCGGGGCTCTGTCCATGCAGGGCTCTCTCGTCATGGCCTTTCCTCATGAATGCTCACGCTCCTCCCTGTCCAACACCTGCAGGTCCGAAAGGCCACCCCAGACCCCTCAAACAGtgctcagcccttcccaggaCCTCTCTGCCCCTTCCAGGCTGGATCCACACAGGCAGATTAGCCCAGAAACCCATGGCAAAGGGAGCTCTGGGAggcgctgccccagcccaggggtgtCACAGGGCCCTCCCTggccaccagcacagcaaatCCAGATCCTCCCCGATCCCAAGGGAGATGGATGAGCCTCCCGTGCAGCGGCTCCCCCTCCGCACATCCCGCTGAGCAGTTTGACTATTTTTGGCAATATTTAGGAAATTAGAGTGGATTCGAcactccagagctgcagctcctccacccGGGCCAGCCTACAGTGCTGGAggccagagctggcacagggcttgacGGTTTTAGGTTTTAACCCCacaagagctgctgcttccctcacTCCCAGGGATGTCTGAGGCCATGCCTCACTGCTGGCCCACCACCTGTCCCAAAATCCCTGACATCTGGGGTCTAACACTGctcccaggacaagggaaggCAACTGAAATCTCTGCTAGTGGTTTATGGGGTGCAGGGACACAATGGACACACCAAGGTGGCTCCACAGCTGCAGATCAGTGGGTTCCACCTGCTGGTCCCAAATTCCCCCACAAGCCAGGAATTCCAAAGGGCTGGAAACCCCCATTCCCCACATGCCATTCATCCCAAAATCACCTGGattcagcccagagctgcatttGTCACCAGGGACATTAATAATGCCCAAGtgtggctgcagaggggaaaaggagcGTGTGGGGTGTGTAAACTTTCAGTTGGGAAGATTTCCATGTATTTTGGGTTCTTTTCCTTGGATTTCTCTTTGCTAATGCC encodes:
- the CALU gene encoding calumenin; amino-acid sequence: MRFPRLLLCVAVWALCGSAKPTERKERVVREAPLSAREHDDAQSFDYDHDAFLGADEAKSFDQLTPEESKERLGKIVGKIDEDGDGFVTVEELKAWIKFAQKRWIYEDVERQWKGHDLNEDGLVSWEEYKNATYGYILDDPDPDDGFNYKQMMVRDERRFKMADKDGDLAATKEEFTAFLHPEEYDYMKDIVVQETMEDIDKNGDGFIDLEEYIGDMYSQDGDADEPEWVKTEREQFVEFRDKNRDGKMDKEETKDWILPSDYDHAEAEARHLVYESDQDKDGKLTREEIVDKSDLFVGSQATDFGEALVRHDEF